From the Sebastes umbrosus isolate fSebUmb1 chromosome 2, fSebUmb1.pri, whole genome shotgun sequence genome, one window contains:
- the LOC119482340 gene encoding high choriolytic enzyme 1-like isoform X2: MMLLQTAVLSVLFCSVYSFTIPAGFEKSEEHSGNNVEEREFGISAQLEKVNTHVGKGFDEPLVLYGDIAVPTGLQNADPCTARGCLWPKANDGNVYVPYKISNQYSRREKATIIEGLNSFAQSTCIRFTERTNRQEDFLDIQSHSGCYSYVGRIGRDQIVSLSRHGCVYKDIIQHELLHALGFNHEQTRSDRDNNVRIQLQNVIDGLEYNFDKVETNNLGTPYDYNSVMQYERYAFSKNFEPTIVPIPDPNVAIGEATEMSANDILRVNRLYCNGNSSTLDPEPVQRKHFH; the protein is encoded by the exons ATGATGCTCCTCCAGACTGCTGTGCTCAGCGTCCTCTTCTGCTCTGTCTACAGCTTCACTATACCA GCTGGTTTTGAAAAGAGCGAGGAGCATTCTG GCAACAACGTTGAGGAACGTGAATTCGGTATCTCCGCGCAGTTAGAGAAGGTCAATACTCATGTTG GAAAGGGCTTTGATGAGCCTCTGGTGCTGTATGGAGACATAGCAGTGCCAACAGGTCTACAGAACGCTGATCCCTGCACAGCACGAGGGTGCCTGTGGCCCAAAGCCAACGATGGCAACGTCTACGTACCCTACAAGATCTCCAACCAGTACA GCCGCCGTGAGAAAGCGACCATCATCGAAGGTCTGAATTCATTTGCTCAGTCCACCTGCATCCGTTTTACCGAACGCACCAATCGGCAGGAGGACTTTCTGGACATCCAGTCGCACTCAGG GTGTTACTCATATGTTGGGCGTATTGGTCGAGACCAGATAGTGTCTTTGAGTCGCCATGGCTGTGTTTATAAAGACATCATCCAACATGAGCTGCTGCACGCCCTGGGCTTCAACCATGAACAGACCAGGTCCGACAGGGACAACAATGTTCGCATCCAGCTGCAGAACGTCATTGACG GACTGGAGTACAACTTCGACAAGGTCGAGACAAACAACCTTGGCACTCCCTATGACTACAACTCTGTCATGCAGTATGAAAG GTATGCCTTCTCCAAGAACTTTGAGCCAACCATCGTGCCCATCCCTGACCCCAATGTAGCCATTGGTGAGGCCACCGAAATGAGTGCTAATGACATCCTTCGGGTGAACCGCCTTTACTGCA ATGGGAATTCTTCCACACTTGACCCGGAACCGGTGCAAAGAAAACATTTCCACTAG
- the LOC119482340 gene encoding high choriolytic enzyme 1-like isoform X1: MMLLQTAVLSVLFCSVYSFTIPAGFEKSEEHSGNNVEEREFGISAQLEKVNTHVGKGFDEPLVLYGDIAVPTGLQNADPCTARGCLWPKANDGNVYVPYKISNQYSRREKATIIEGLNSFAQSTCIRFTERTNRQEDFLDIQSHSGCYSYVGRIGRDQIVSLSRHGCVYKDIIQHELLHALGFNHEQTRSDRDNNVRIQLQNVIDGLEYNFDKVETNNLGTPYDYNSVMQYERYAFSKNFEPTIVPIPDPNVAIGEATEMSANDILRVNRLYCNGNSSTLDPEPVQRKHFH; this comes from the exons ATGATGCTCCTCCAAACTGCTGTGCTCAGCGTCCTCTTCTGCTCTGTCTACAGCTTCACTATACCG GCTGGTTTTGAAAAGAGCGAGGAGCATTCTG GCAACAACGTTGAGGAACGTGAATTCGGTATCTCCGCGCAGTTAGAGAAGGTCAATACTCATGTTG GAAAGGGCTTTGATGAGCCTCTGGTGCTGTATGGAGACATAGCAGTGCCAACAGGTCTACAGAACGCTGATCCCTGCACAGCACGAGGGTGCCTGTGGCCCAAAGCCAACGATGGCAACGTCTACGTACCCTACAAGATCTCCAACCAGTACA GCCGCCGTGAGAAAGCGACCATCATCGAAGGTCTGAATTCATTTGCTCAGTCCACCTGCATCCGTTTTACCGAACGCACCAATCGGCAGGAGGACTTTCTGGACATCCAGTCGCACTCAGG GTGTTACTCATATGTTGGGCGTATTGGTCGAGACCAGATAGTGTCTTTGAGTCGCCATGGCTGTGTTTATAAAGACATCATCCAACATGAGCTGCTGCACGCCCTGGGCTTCAACCATGAACAGACCAGGTCCGACAGGGACAACAATGTTCGCATCCAGCTGCAGAACGTCATTGACG GACTGGAGTACAACTTCGACAAGGTCGAGACAAACAACCTTGGCACTCCCTATGACTACAACTCTGTCATGCAGTATGAAAG GTATGCCTTCTCCAAGAACTTTGAGCCAACCATCGTGCCCATCCCTGACCCCAATGTAGCCATTGGTGAGGCCACCGAAATGAGTGCTAATGACATCCTTCGGGTGAACCGCCTTTACTGCA ATGGGAATTCTTCCACACTTGACCCGGAACCGGTGCAAAGAAAACATTTCCACTAG